The Coturnix japonica isolate 7356 chromosome 8, Coturnix japonica 2.1, whole genome shotgun sequence sequence TTgtgattggttttgtttcattgagTTGATGCAAGACTGAACTTTTACAGGCGCACTGTGGCATGGAGAGGTATAAACAAGCCCTGAAAATGGTTGGGAGCCAGCTACAACAGAAAAGTTCTGGGATAATATTTGTTCAGCTGTCTcattttgacaaaaaaaaaaaaaaaaaaaaagagagagagagagagagagaaaagtagAGAGAGAGATCCAGCAAAATTGGGATGAATTGGGATGGCATAGTAATTCCAGCTGGTCAAAGCAGTGTGGTGATACTAAAATGTGTGATAAATCAGAGCCAGATTTGTatttattggaaaataaaatattatttgacCCAAAACAGTAATAAGGCACTGACATTAAGATACTCattgcttcctttttgtttctactGTGTTTAGTAGTCTTTGACAACTAGTGACAGAATCCTCAAACCAGATGCTGCGCACCTAAAATTCCCTTTAGCTTCTGTTGTGAAGCTTTGAGTGTTTAAAGAATACAGAATTGGGTCATTAGAAAGAAATGAGGGATAGAGCTAAAGATAAATAATATAGAGCCTCTATAATGGAGAATATAATCATGCATGGAAATTGAAAGTGTGTGCAGTAGATTGAAAGATGTAATCTGCATATAGAAAAAGCAGTTCAGTCACACTGGAGGAGTTGCTGAGTGGGTCATCATGCCCTTTCCTGCAGTGTATTTTCAGCTTGTTATGTAGTTCGTAATAGAATTGTTACAGTGATAATAGTAAAACCGTAAATGTAAGAATAAATTCATGTAACTTTAGCtttgtgtgtataaatatttaaaaataagatgtCAAGCACTTAAGGGAAAGTTGAAATGTAATATCAGTGAATATTTTCTATATGCCCCTTTGACATCTAGAAATGCTTGTTATAATATATCCTTCTGACTTGCTTATTTGGACAAGAAAACTTTCTCCATGTgtgcagcagttctgtttttaaggtggcagagtttattttattttatttcccagctGATTTTGGTTTGCTGTTACTAACAGGGTAAACTTTTTcaacaaaatatgaaatcaCTGTCCCTAGTCTATGCTAAGTATCCCTAAATGGTAGTAATGaaccatgtttttctttgtttgcagaCATCAAATAGTATTggttttggaaaggaaacagaacgATCCATGACTATGAGTAAATCAGTAATACCCAATATTCCTTCATCACATGAAAGTTTGATCAAGTGGGCATATGAGCATAAATATAGTCCAGTTACTTCCTATACAAAAGCTCCCGTTGCTAACAGATTTCATCTGCAACTTGAACATACAGGTGAGCATAAAGATGTACTTTtatcaaacagaagaaataaagctgtCTTCCCAGGTGTATGATACTTCAAAAGGTCCCAATTTTGGGCCATTGTTGTCATGGATTGTGCTATTTTCACTGCTCATTGTAAAGTATGCTGGTTGTATATGTAAATGctcatttaaaagtaaaaatcaaaaaccaaaaaaacgATGGCTTTTTGATTAGAAATTTCCAGACAAATTGTGTTGCATCCTGAAGTGGACTTAAACAGTTATATTTTGTCCAGTTCAGAAGCTTGACCATGCTCAGTGTTCACTGGAATGagatttcagcagctgtgtATTTTGTTAGTTAATAAATGCAGGTTTAGCTTTtatcaaaaatacaaacatgtttctttggacaattaaatgaaaatttaaatagTTGACTGAAAAAACTTGGTTACCTGAAAAATCTGAGTAACTGGAATAAATgcaaccatttaaaaaaaaaaaattaaattatttggcCAAAGTCACTGCTGACTTAAATATATCCTGGCTCCCTCAAGCTAGTAGAATTGCATTTCCTTTGGTGAAAGTTCTGAATTTAAGGCCctaaaaataccattttcttttttgataaaGTTCATTTTCATGTAAATTTCATCAATTGCACTGTCCTGGTTTACAGATAATTATCTACTTGGGTGAGGTGCTGAAACTTCAATACTGAGCAGTACAGCCTGCAATCCAGGAGATAGTGTTCTCATTTCCTCATCTTAAAGTTAACTCTGATTTAACTTTACTCTGGTTATATAAGTAGTTCCTCAATGGTAGAATTTGCGTTTTCAAGTAATGGAAGAATTCCATAGGCTCATATGACTGACTGATACTTTAGTAGCACTAAACTAGCGTATTTCTTGGATatgatgttttctttacatttgtGGTGGCCTTTTGCATACAACAAGGCCCATTCAAAGTCTGTTTTTAACTACTATTGAAGTGTATTTCTAGAAGGGAATAAATATACCAAGATTAAGTGCTTCAGTATCGTTAGTGGATATAtactgttatatatatatactgttaGTGGAGTATACTGTTAGTGGAGGAATTGTGGCTAATAAAGGAGAGTAAAAAGATGATGCTTTGTGGGTGTCTTTCAGAAACTCATTTctggataatattttttttaattttaacttgaAAGTTCTTCAGTTTTGAATACTTTTAGGAAAAATACCTAATAACCCAATGAACTTTTTTTCTACCTTTAGAAGAGATGAATGATGAAGAAGACCATTCTCTTCCTCCAGAGCTTACAGAACTGCTGCATGGTGCAAAGAATCCTGCATTAAGTGATGGCTtgacttttccttttcacattaATAGAGGAGGACATGACACAGGGGGAGAAGGAATTTTCCCATCCAGGGATTCAGTAGACACATTAATTAATCATGACTTTGAGCATTCCCtctcaaaacacaaagaacCTGAGGAAGTTCAAGGCAGTGCTGATGTAGCTCTGTCAATAAAGTGTGATGACAAAGTCATGACAGTGGCTGTAGAAAAAGACTCTCTACAGGTAGGTGTGGTTTCTTATCCTCAAATTTGGGCAGGCTTTTTTGGTCGGatcattttatttgtattttgatgaaaaataagTAGTTGAAGATCCACAGCAATTTTGACTGTCCTCACCTCCCTCTGCTGTCTTCCCCCCCATAAGTTTGGTGGGGAAAATATACTGTACCTATTCTGTGCCGTAACTCTGTGTcttgtttcctcttttcagtAATACAGCAGTTTGTAGAGGGGTTTCTGATTAAAGCTTACCAGGGTTGATTCTGTAGAATACTGCTGTATTCAACTActgtttagtttttaatttccatggtacaaagaaactgcttttggTAGCTTTGTAAGATCTGTATAGATCTGTGAAGAGACAGCTAAAGGAATGAAAAGTCAGAGGGTGAAACTGTGTAGTCTGCTGTTACCCATTGTGTgctattttattctgtcttcATCATCTACCAGCTGACAGGTTGCTTGAACCCATTTGCATTGTGGAAAATAGCTTGATACAGACTAAAGCGTTTCTGTTCGAGACCAAATAGAGTTTTTGTCAGTAAATTAATAATGAACctgttgtttcctttgttcCATGTTACACTTATTTCCCATCTGTCAAGTATAACAACATTTTGAGACTGACCTTCCCTGGACATCAGTACAATGAACTTCATTTCCTCTTATCAGTAGTCATGAACAGTATTCTGAGCTACACTTTAAGAAAGGGTCTAACACAATTTCAGTGGAGGTTGCAGACATTTACAAAGCATCTTTGTTTTAGGCAAGCGGCTACACAAGGACTGAACTCTCATTGCTGGATCACTCTTGCAAAGCCAGGATGAATGGTACCCATTTCATTCTGGAGTCTTTGCCGAACAAATGTGGGACTCGGACATCATATATCTTGGACAAGATTGTTTATTTTAACTCTGTGAGTATTCTACAAAGTAGAGCCTTCTTCTCTGCTGCACAGCATAGTGATACAAGAAAGCCACTGTAGTTAGCTTTAGCCTTAGCAGGAAAGAGGCATCCTGACCTTTTCCTGTTGAGCTCAAACCTAGTTGTAGCTACAGTCCCTGTATTCAAGAATTTGTGAAGGCTATACATTCCATCTGACCTTGTGGTCAGATATTATCCTATAGGAAAAAGGAGGATCTGAACTTGCATGCTTTTACAAAATTGCATGGCTGAGCTTTGGGAACCATTTGTACCAGTTTCAAAGAAGTTACATCTACTTTCCCTGTGCAGTTTAGATGTACCCACACTTAAGAAGTAGTATGTTGCTCTAAGAAGGGATAAGAATGAAGTTCTGTGATTGCAGAGAGCAATACAATTTAACTCACACACTGATGTAGAAGAATGATGTAGAAGAATGATTTAACTCACACACTGATGTAGtagaaattcaaattaaaaaacaaagaaaaggacatAACTTCTTTTGGTATGcatctccaaaaataaaaatacagatgtcaGAAGAGAAAAGCCTTTAATGACCCTAAAacttgcagtgatttttttgaTGTGTGCATCAAGGAAAACTGTAAGTTGTGAAAAATCACTATAGAAAGTCATTTTTTCTAGTCAGTGTTGGTTATAGAAGTACCAGAAATAGAATGGAAATACTGGAATGCTCCTTTAGGTGCCAACACCCAGACCAGCATTTTTTAtatctttgctgtttctgaattCTGGAAATAAACTAAGGGCCTTTCACTAAACATAACCTGTGTATTTTAAACAGCTTTGTGCCAAGTGTGTGAGATGTTCTTTCACCATCTTTTAGCTGATGCGTTTCTTTTGGTTTTCGCATTgttctgaagagagaaaataataactGTAAAGTGAGAGTGCTCAATTATCATCCAATTTTATGCATTTGCAATATGTTATGTGCAGATTGTCATTCAGCTATCATCAccagctgaaggcagcagctttgATGATGATGACATGGAATCAGGTGATAATGGATTTCCAGGAGATGCTGACGAGGGAGATGCTACTTTCTCAAGCTGGCCTGAAATAGCGGTATGTTAATCTTGGTTTTGCACCTGACAACTGAGAAAAACCTGTTGTAACAGGTAGCTTgcaaaaattacattaataatATAGCAATTAACTTGTCTTTACCACTTCTCCTTCCACTTCAATTTCTTGTGACCCTGCTGAAGGGTCACACTAAGAGGAATGTGGGAGGGGCATTACTGTGTATGCAAATTTGTCCTTACTGTGCTACCACTTCTAACTCGGGGTGCATTTgtacttttatcttttttgtactttcAGTTTAATTGCACAATGCACCAGCCAGAGAAAGACTTCTTTAATCCTGCCATGTTCTGGCCTCCTGAGCCACACATCACCAATGTGACCTTCAACATGGAGCTCTACAAAACAGATCTATTCCTTACTCCCTCCCAAGGACTCTTCTCTGTTGCTGAAAATGGGCCAATATACGTAGAGGTAACAAACTGAAAAAGGCTTTCAAGCTAGCAGAAGCATTTTGCAGGGCTGTACAACTGAGCCAAATTTCTGCTTGTTAGTTGAAAGGTCTTATTGTGCAGCTGCTTTAAGCAGATAGTTATGTGCTCTTGGAGTGGTAGAGAACAGAAACTGTGGATTTGATTTTGACTACAAGCAGGACAGTGCTTTTGGTCAACATCAAAAGGTTCTTGCAGAATGCATGAATTTAAATACAGGGTCAGTCTTTTCATAGCTGCTTTACTGTTCAGAATCTAAAAGTAATCTCTaggattttccatttttttggTGAAGTCTTCAGGGCTCATTTTATTGGGTAACGTGGTTGAACCTCTTATGAAAGATGTAGGCATGGAAAAAATGGTTCTAAGTGTCTGTCTTTTACATACTGGTGTTCTCAGGTTACAAAGTTAATATAGATTCTGTTCTGTCTCTGATGTACTAACAAACACAGATTTGCTTATGCTAACACACAGCATCTAAGggtataaaataaatgaatccaGAAGAGTCAGCAGCCATAAGCATAGTGGTTCATTTAGCTCTCGTAGTTGTCACCGCTTTTTCAGCACATTGTGAATCTTTCTCATTCTCTACCCAGTGAAGAGGTTGAGACTTCTTTCGAAAAAGTTCATAAGGATTCATCCTgaagtaattatttaaatgagTTTCCAAGTCTTTGTAGTATGATACAGGACCAAGACACTGTGTGgtggaaacagaaatgtgaatgtGGTACTGGAGCTCCAGATTCCTGTTTCCTCCCATTTGTAGTATCCTCCTCATTGTAGTAACAGTTATTAGAGaagttttctgcttcctttctttgaaGCTTCTGTCTATTTCAGGGTGTCTAGATAGTGGGTGCTCTGTGACAGTcttatggtttttgttttgttttgttttccattttctctaaCTTTTTTTGAGAGTAAAATACTGGCTAAACAGTGAAAAGAGTAACACAGAAGCTTTGCCTTTACCATATCCTCAGTGCAAAAACAAAGTCCTTTACATCAGTGAAGCCTTCTCTAAAGAAATCTACTTGTCTCTAACACTCTCATCAGAGATTCTTAGCAAGTAGACTTGGGAATTCTATTTGTGACCTCCAGCTGGTGGTAGtttattttgtgtgttctgTAGATGTTTAGTTGACTGTTTTCTGCCTAAAAGACTTTAAACAATGCAATAGTGAAAAGTACTTAagacagctgaaacaaaaagaaggtaTGTCCTCATCGGTTAAGAATATGTTCATAAAAGACacgtgatttttttttcatttggataaaaccttctgcttccttcagcaATCTGGGATGAATCCCCTTGGCTCCAAGCTCTTGGAACTGATCTGGTTCTGGAGATGTTTATTCAGACAAATGTGCTGATTTCTTCACCACCTGTCCTGGCAAACCCCcccctgcctttttttttcactgtttctcctCCTTGCAGAAGGGAAAATTTGTATCCATTTGGGACTTCTGTGATTTCGTTTCTAACTCACAGActtttttactttgttgttgttatttaaaaagataattaaaataatttaaaaagcaaacaacgCCCCCCACTATTTATGATCAGTAAATTACCTAGGCCTTAATCTGTAAGagctctctctgccttttccttctcatgCTAAAGAAacctttggcttttttttcccccagatttcattttcttaccttGTTTTGCTCTTACCTTCTTAGCataattctttttgtttcctttagaTATTGTGCATCTTTGTACATACACAACAATGTTTCATAACACTGTAATATACTTGTTCTTCATgtcatgtctttttttaaactaatttacACCATCAGCTTCTTTCCCTATCAATAtcagtgctttgattttcattcaCCACCCttatttcctgttctttttatgAGATGCTCTCTCCTGTTTAGTTGTTTCAGCTCATCCTTTAATCTTTGATTACCACTCACATggtgaaaaaagggaaatgccATTTGTTACTGCACAGCTTAACATCCAAAAATTTCTGTATAGGCCATGGGAAAACATGGAAGGTTCTTACATATACGTGTAGCACATTAAGTAGACATTTAAGTcacatttcttatttctaaggagaaaattatttctcGTTGGAACTGTTTTCATCACATTGTATTAAACGATCCTGTTATTTGTTAAGTCTAGCATGCTTCATTTATtacaaattccattttttttcctaattactCTGTAGCATTTGCTGTCTCTATCCAGACTTCTCTGCTGAAGCATATCAGTGCGTTGCAAGTTGgcagttttaattatttttcattaaggaATATCAATTTCAGACTCATAGTTCACAATAAATTAGGGCTTTTTAGTAGACTGCCCACACCCCCCAGTCATGGAATGCCACCCGCGTGTCAGACCTTGACCTCCGCTCTGCCTCTGCATTCCACTCTTGGCTGGGGCTGGGTTCTCTGTTGTAGgtggctttcttttctctttcgttttttctttttctttttttttttttttcttttttttttctttttttctttccttttcttttccatttgtttaaatttttcttttttccttttttctttttttgtcatcAGTAAAGCTTTCAACAAAGATATAGGATTACTAATTGCCTTTCATAGAGTTCTCATGATCTGTCTGGCTGTAAAGGAAGCAGCAACATCTCAAGTTGTAGTCAGCTTCAACCTTCCAACCCCTGCGATTCTATGATCTGGCCtggatttatttgtttatttatttatttttaagataaggAGTTGCTGTTGTTATGCGTGGTAATGCTATTGAACAGCTGCTAGTTTTGAAACCATagattttcctctctgtgtgtGACAGCCTACCCttaacattttgctttcaaaacagttCAACTGGAATGTGGAACTGGATcactactttaaaaaaatgtcaaaaatataaatgaaatgtgaactaaaaatgtcattttggaGATCTTActatgtctttctttttattgcagGTGTCTGTGACTAAAGCTGACAGATCCTTAGGCTTTGCCATTCAAACGTGCTTTGTTTCCCCATTTTCAAATCCAGATAGAATGTCTGATTACACcattatagaaaatatttgtcctAAGGATGAGTCTGTTAAATTCTACAGCACTGAGAAGCTGAACTTCCCAATAGCGCATGCgcagaaggacaaaaaaagaTTTAGCTTTGTGTTTAAGCCAATATTCAACatctcactgctttttcttcactgtgagtTAACGTTGTGtacaaataaagagaaagatcCCCAAAGACTGCCTAAGGTCAGtactttttgggttttttaagtCTAAACCGATTTGGGTAATGCCaagttgtgggttgtttttttttaatctgaactTTAATCTGTAGAGACCAAGTGGTTTTCTGTTGGATTGATATAATAAACATATTTCTAGGTTCAAGATTTTAATATGAGTTATGATGCTTTAAGATTTGACCACAGAAGTTAGAGTTTCTATTTAAATCTCATTGTTTGGGATAAATAGAAATTGATTTTCATAATGCAAGTGCTTCAGATTTATCCTTTTTATCAGTATGACATAACATCATGGCAAACAACGTTAACTTTATCTTCCAAACTCGTGCATTATACTAGGTAATCTTGCAAGTGTGTTTGAGCTTATCTCAGTACAACTTGCGTAGAAAGTAACTAAGTACTGGCATGTCTGCTACATTTGGGTACTATATCATCTTGTGTGTTCTTATAGCAAATGGTGCTGCACTGCTCTACTGATTCTAAATAATATTCAAATTCTATCACCAAATCACCAAATTTTGCTTTATGATTAATGAATATGGCTTAGGTTTGTTACCAGAGAAAGTGTTTTAAGAACTAAATTTAAATAGTAATGCTCCTATAAATCTTAGAGGATCCTTAATGAATGCAAAGGTTGCATCCTGAACTGTTGCTAGGGATTACTTTTGCCTGTGCATTCTACAGATATTGTTTGGATgttctcttctatttttttgtaaataatatttGATAAAATTTATAATgagatggctgtgctgctggcagagctggacTGACACACACTGCTGGTGTTTAAGTGACTCTAACCTCgttcacttttctttccatctgcagTGTGTTCCTCCTGATGAAGCTTGTACCTCTCTGAATGTGGATATGATCTTAGCCATGATGCataacaaaaaaaccttcaCCAAGCCTCTTGTAATAACTCATGAAGGAAAGCTAGAAGGTAAGAAAATGGGCTTGACTTGTTTATAGCCACTTGAAGTGGgcttaataaaaaaataaaagagcactCCAAGTATGAAGCATTTTGTAATCTTGTGGTAATACTGTGTCTGTAAGTTGTTATTTGTTTAGACTTTTCCCTGGTAGAAATTATCATGGCAGTTGTTGCCATCTTTTAATGGTCTTTATTGATCCCTAGTATGTGATTTTGCCCGGCATTGAGAACAGAATACCATACCAAGCAACAAAATTGGTTTCAAAAGTGTGAATATATCACTAGTGTTTCCAGCACTTCTTGTTGCCCAGAAATCAATAGCAGTAGTTTGTTCCCTGCTGCATCACTTCTTTATTTGGTCTGTAAATACATATCTAGGAATAACAGCAGTAGAATTACAAGGTGCTGAGATGCTAAAGCCCCAAAAGTTTGTAAAGCAAAGGGGTGGCCACCTTCCACCATGGGAAagattgtgttttcttttgttgtctgtttttaaacaacagGAACTGAGAACTATTTCCATTATCATTTAATCTGAAAGTTTTTGGTGAATCTCTAGCTACAGCATTAGTCATGTTTTGGTGTGTTCATAGGAGAAGGTATAcattatcttttccttttgtattaCCACAGCGGTTTAATTAGCAGGCTCCAGTGGCTTTATGTGCATATCAACATCATGCAATTGTGTACAAAAGCTGTTTGAACTTTTGGAATGCTTTTCAGGTAATGTCAAAGGATGGGGATAAGAAATCCTTTAACCTCCATTGTTCAGTGTGAGATTTTTagttttcaaacattttttagTACCATAAAGCATTGCTACAGGACTTAAAGAAAAGTGTTCCTATTTAATCCTACAAGACAGCTTATGATTTGTTTTACAAGTTTCCTGTTAATACAGATCAAATCCACAACGAATTAAAAGCAAGTAATTGATCTGTTGATGCGATAAAGCTAAATCTGTACTTTGGGCCTGTGCTCTTTCGTTTTACAAAGCTCCcactttttcatttgcttttttattggAGATGAGTAAATCCTCCAACTGAAGTTCATCTTTCAATAAATGGACTTATACTCTGAGCTCTCTTGCCCTTCTAATGTGTGGAGCATTGTGTGCAGCTCCCGTCTCGGACTGCGCTCAGAATGTTGCCTTTGTGAGAGGCACAAGGTCTTAGTGTGCAAAGATGAGCTAAATTTATAAAGATTAGTTGCAAGACAACGACGTGATAGAGTATTTTGTTGTATTGTGGGTGATTTGGTCTAATTGTAGGATGTTCCATGGAAATCTCTTCCAGCATATCACAGCTTTCAGATGTAATACAAAGTGGCACAT is a genomic window containing:
- the TGFBR3 gene encoding transforming growth factor beta receptor type 3, translating into MSSSCVTPVFALMILCFAEAGPVPKSECVLSPVNSSHPVHALLESFTVLSGCASRGTTGLPQEVHVLNLRNPEEGLDHHEREVTLHLTPISSVHIHQKPLVFLLNSPLPLVWKLKTERLAPGIRRVFFVSSGSIVWFEKGNFSLSAEMEEKNFPERNEHLLQWAQKEYGAVTSFTELKISRNIYIKVGEDQVFPPTCNIEKNFLSLNYLAGYLQPKRAEGCLMSNLVQEREVHIIELITPNSNPYSAFQVDIIVDIKPSQPGAKLDRNVVLILKCKKSVNWVIKSHDVQGKLEVITSNSIGFGKETERSMTMSKSVIPNIPSSHESLIKWAYEHKYSPVTSYTKAPVANRFHLQLEHTEEMNDEEDHSLPPELTELLHGAKNPALSDGLTFPFHINRGGHDTGGEGIFPSRDSVDTLINHDFEHSLSKHKEPEEVQGSADVALSIKCDDKVMTVAVEKDSLQASGYTRTELSLLDHSCKARMNGTHFILESLPNKCGTRTSYILDKIVYFNSIVIQLSSPAEGSSFDDDDMESGDNGFPGDADEGDATFSSWPEIAFNCTMHQPEKDFFNPAMFWPPEPHITNVTFNMELYKTDLFLTPSQGLFSVAENGPIYVEVSVTKADRSLGFAIQTCFVSPFSNPDRMSDYTIIENICPKDESVKFYSTEKLNFPIAHAQKDKKRFSFVFKPIFNISLLFLHCELTLCTNKEKDPQRLPKCVPPDEACTSLNVDMILAMMHNKKTFTKPLVITHEGKLEDSSLPKSTVRQPSVFYGLDTLTVVGIAFAAFVIGALLTGALWFIYSHTGEAAGRRQVPTSPPASENSSAAHSIGSTQSTPCSSSSTT